One Roseimaritima multifibrata DNA window includes the following coding sequences:
- a CDS encoding GspE/PulE family protein: MNRRLGDVLLELKLLSIEQLDEALSTKPRGEMLGDWMVEKQFLTSADLIQALAEQFGVPALDIDATSVDPQVARLIPEDFARSHEAAATQIHGRQMTLAMVAPDDIETIAEAELMTGYEIQPAVALAEDVKQILNRAYDDRSLARQTIVDLKLAELREARETGTEDPALAVLVEQEETPVVRLVQAILSGAATAKASDVHLEPHKPEMRVRYRVDGELQQIMTIPNHIENSVISRIKVMADMDTTENRRPQDGHLVVFDNGKRVGFRVSSIPTIDGQKLVLRLLDEGGKTFQLDGLGMTERDQKTVREIIEKPYGMFVVTGPTGSGKSTTLYAVLQHLNKVDCNIVTVEDPVEFRLPGINQVQSDNEFGMGFSNALKYIMRQDPDVIMVGEIRDRETAGTAVQAALTGHMMISTLHTNDAVGAVQRMSDLGIDNFKIAGALLGSVAQRLLRCVCRFCKEPVVPKAGLLRALDPHGKIPVGTTFYRGAGCKKCLQTGLAGRLPIFEIMSMTTEVVAAVEAGMPHSQLRALALKNGMIELRQAGLEQAIAGRTTLEEVYIKTMSDGWDRREGAEDRREQESGVLS; encoded by the coding sequence ATGAACCGTCGCTTGGGAGATGTCCTGCTGGAATTGAAGCTGCTTTCCATCGAGCAGCTTGACGAAGCGCTGTCCACAAAACCACGTGGAGAGATGCTTGGCGACTGGATGGTCGAGAAGCAATTTCTGACGTCCGCCGACCTAATCCAAGCGCTTGCAGAGCAATTTGGTGTTCCCGCATTGGACATCGACGCCACCTCGGTCGATCCACAGGTTGCCCGTCTGATCCCCGAAGATTTTGCCCGCAGTCATGAAGCGGCTGCGACCCAAATCCATGGGCGGCAAATGACGTTGGCTATGGTTGCCCCGGACGATATTGAAACGATCGCCGAAGCGGAACTGATGACCGGGTATGAAATTCAACCAGCCGTTGCCTTGGCAGAGGACGTGAAGCAAATCCTGAACCGAGCCTACGACGATCGCTCTCTCGCCCGTCAAACAATCGTTGACCTGAAACTAGCGGAACTGCGTGAAGCCAGGGAAACGGGGACCGAAGACCCAGCACTCGCCGTTCTGGTTGAACAGGAAGAGACGCCCGTGGTACGCCTGGTCCAGGCGATCCTTTCCGGTGCGGCCACCGCCAAGGCAAGCGATGTCCACCTGGAACCGCACAAACCCGAAATGCGAGTTCGCTACCGCGTCGACGGCGAACTGCAACAGATCATGACCATCCCCAACCACATTGAAAATTCGGTGATCAGCCGAATCAAGGTGATGGCGGATATGGACACGACCGAAAACCGTCGTCCACAAGATGGGCACCTAGTCGTATTCGACAATGGGAAGCGAGTCGGTTTTCGTGTCAGCAGCATCCCCACGATTGATGGTCAGAAACTTGTCCTTCGGCTGCTGGACGAAGGGGGAAAGACGTTCCAGCTAGACGGCCTGGGGATGACGGAACGAGACCAGAAAACGGTCCGTGAAATCATCGAAAAACCCTACGGAATGTTTGTTGTTACCGGCCCCACGGGGAGCGGCAAAAGCACGACGCTGTATGCCGTGCTACAACACCTCAACAAGGTCGATTGCAATATCGTGACCGTTGAGGACCCTGTCGAATTCCGGCTTCCCGGCATCAATCAAGTTCAAAGTGATAATGAATTCGGGATGGGGTTTTCAAACGCCCTCAAGTACATCATGCGGCAAGACCCTGACGTGATTATGGTCGGGGAAATTCGTGACCGTGAAACGGCCGGGACTGCCGTTCAGGCCGCTCTCACCGGCCACATGATGATCAGCACACTGCACACCAACGACGCCGTTGGAGCGGTTCAGCGAATGAGCGATCTGGGAATCGACAACTTTAAAATCGCCGGCGCCCTCCTGGGAAGCGTCGCCCAGCGTCTGCTCCGCTGTGTCTGTCGGTTCTGCAAAGAACCTGTCGTTCCCAAAGCCGGACTTTTGCGTGCACTTGATCCGCATGGAAAAATCCCGGTCGGAACCACCTTTTACCGAGGTGCGGGTTGCAAAAAGTGTTTGCAAACAGGACTGGCAGGTCGGTTGCCGATCTTCGAAATCATGTCGATGACCACCGAAGTGGTCGCCGCGGTCGAAGCGGGGATGCCACACTCGCAGCTCCGTGCTTTGGCACTTAAAAACGGAATGATCGAACTTCGCCAAGCAGGGCTAGAACAAGCGATCGCCGGACGAACCACTCTAGAAGAGGTTTACATCAAAACCATGTCGGATGGCTGGGATCGGCGCGAAGGTGCGGAAGACCGCCGCGAACAAGAGAGCGGAGTTTTAAGCTAA
- a CDS encoding dicarboxylate/amino acid:cation symporter has protein sequence MPDHNNDSPEGKPGGHDNRLTYWIGGGIIAAIVLALVAPHIAVHTKLGGELFLRSLRMIVVPLVFTSVMCGVLGMGDIRRLGKPGLTAVVYYLLTTILAVTLGLIVVNVLKPGVGTVAASVVAEHTSENVGSPKGKIISSLASSSGLSKGEVAEVLADLPEGESSSPSVTAIVENMALMLVTDNLVVAAAETELLPIIMFAIIFAGMLTTMGNRVSTLTACIVQINDALLQFVMLLMKIAPLGIFCLVAARFGEAQLAGQFAQEIKQIGWYFGAVIAGLAIHAGLVLPLIYWIVTRKNPYRYMLDLSQALLTAFSTASSSATLPVTMKSVEDAGVSRRSSEFVIPLGATINMDGTALYEAAAVLFIAQVLGLDMTLTQQIIIALTATLAAIGAAGIPEAGLVTMLIVLNAVNLPIEYIGLILSVDWLLDRFRTAVNCWGDAVGAAVVDCTIPNEVPPTATDG, from the coding sequence ATGCCAGATCACAACAATGACTCCCCCGAAGGAAAGCCTGGAGGTCATGACAATCGGCTGACCTACTGGATTGGCGGTGGAATCATCGCAGCAATCGTACTCGCCTTGGTAGCGCCTCATATCGCCGTCCATACCAAACTTGGCGGCGAACTGTTTCTGCGCAGTTTGCGGATGATTGTTGTTCCCCTGGTTTTCACTTCGGTGATGTGCGGGGTGTTGGGAATGGGTGACATTCGCCGCTTAGGAAAACCGGGGCTGACCGCGGTGGTGTATTACCTGCTAACCACCATCCTGGCGGTCACACTTGGACTAATTGTCGTCAACGTGCTGAAGCCCGGAGTCGGGACTGTCGCCGCATCGGTCGTCGCCGAACATACAAGCGAAAACGTTGGAAGTCCTAAGGGCAAGATTATTTCGTCTTTAGCAAGTAGCAGCGGGCTATCGAAAGGAGAAGTTGCGGAGGTCCTAGCCGATTTGCCTGAGGGAGAATCGTCGTCTCCAAGCGTGACCGCAATTGTCGAGAACATGGCGTTGATGTTGGTCACCGACAATCTAGTGGTCGCCGCTGCCGAAACCGAACTGCTTCCCATCATCATGTTTGCAATCATCTTCGCGGGAATGTTGACGACGATGGGCAATCGCGTTTCCACACTGACCGCATGCATCGTCCAAATCAACGACGCTTTATTGCAGTTCGTTATGTTGCTGATGAAAATCGCCCCGCTGGGCATTTTTTGTTTGGTCGCGGCCCGTTTTGGCGAAGCTCAATTGGCGGGACAATTTGCTCAGGAAATCAAGCAAATCGGTTGGTACTTCGGAGCCGTGATCGCCGGGTTAGCAATCCATGCTGGCCTGGTTTTGCCACTGATCTACTGGATCGTCACTCGAAAAAATCCTTACCGCTACATGCTGGATTTATCCCAGGCATTGCTAACCGCATTTTCAACGGCAAGTTCATCCGCAACCTTACCGGTCACGATGAAATCGGTCGAAGACGCAGGCGTATCGCGGCGTTCTAGCGAGTTCGTCATTCCGTTGGGGGCGACCATCAACATGGACGGGACCGCTCTCTACGAAGCTGCCGCGGTCCTGTTTATCGCTCAGGTCCTCGGCCTAGACATGACGCTGACCCAGCAGATCATCATCGCCTTAACTGCAACCCTGGCTGCGATCGGGGCCGCGGGGATCCCCGAAGCCGGTCTGGTCACGATGCTGATTGTTCTCAATGCAGTGAATCTGCCAATTGAATACATTGGCTTGATTCTATCGGTCGACTGGCTTCTCGATCGCTTCCGCACGGCGGTGAACTGCTGGGGAGACGCGGTTGGTGCGGCGGTGGTTGACTGTACGATCCCGAACGAGGTGCCGCCAACAGCCACCGACGGTTAA
- a CDS encoding type II secretion system F family protein: protein MASSLSKPKTIARGGSGLMYWIRKLQSIEVGPSSAAQGIRISASGQAHLMRMLLMLLQNGLSLPRSLTALAADRSVRRYKPALMRMKSSVEAGNTLSNSMARMPRTFSKMQTQQIAIGEQSGSLEHAMERVCEQLERSVQMRKRVIKKVSYPILILVAGFGLIIFMVTYVVPEFEGIYNSSGVDLPAVTQVVTGLSRLLLQYGWLLIITALGFIASLFVIRSQPKLAYWMDSVLLHVPLLGPWLRDVAVLQFAETTLSMVECGFVPVDAVQMSVGCVQNRAVRAAVQTVSRSCSRGEKLSTELARQPRLFPSTLCQLVSIGEQSGNFPKAISGTCIHLRERLESRMDATIGLIEPVLTIMLAVLIGAVVLSIYMPMFHMFEVME, encoded by the coding sequence ATGGCCAGCTCCTTATCAAAACCCAAGACGATTGCACGCGGTGGAAGCGGGCTGATGTATTGGATACGGAAACTTCAGTCCATCGAAGTCGGTCCATCCAGCGCCGCCCAAGGCATTCGAATCTCGGCATCCGGGCAAGCGCACTTAATGCGAATGCTGTTGATGCTTCTGCAAAACGGTCTGTCCTTGCCCCGATCTTTAACGGCCCTCGCAGCCGACCGCTCGGTCCGGCGATACAAGCCTGCATTGATGCGAATGAAAAGCAGCGTCGAAGCAGGCAATACGCTGAGCAATTCGATGGCTCGCATGCCGCGAACATTTTCAAAAATGCAAACCCAACAGATCGCGATCGGCGAACAATCAGGTTCGCTGGAACATGCGATGGAGCGAGTTTGTGAGCAACTGGAACGCAGCGTTCAAATGCGCAAACGCGTGATCAAAAAGGTCAGCTACCCCATCCTGATTTTGGTCGCGGGTTTCGGGTTGATCATTTTCATGGTCACTTACGTCGTCCCTGAATTCGAAGGGATTTACAATTCCAGCGGAGTTGACCTGCCGGCCGTCACTCAGGTTGTCACCGGGCTTAGTCGCCTGCTGCTGCAGTATGGCTGGTTACTGATCATTACCGCTCTGGGTTTCATCGCATCTCTGTTTGTCATCCGCTCACAGCCCAAACTGGCGTACTGGATGGACAGTGTGCTTCTGCACGTCCCGCTGCTTGGTCCATGGCTCCGAGACGTTGCGGTTTTGCAGTTTGCTGAAACAACGCTATCGATGGTGGAATGTGGTTTCGTTCCCGTCGATGCCGTTCAAATGTCGGTTGGCTGCGTTCAAAACCGAGCGGTTCGGGCTGCGGTTCAAACCGTCAGCCGGTCTTGCAGTCGCGGCGAAAAACTAAGTACCGAACTGGCACGACAACCACGCCTATTCCCTTCGACGCTCTGCCAGTTAGTTAGCATCGGCGAACAATCAGGTAATTTCCCCAAAGCGATCAGCGGGACGTGCATCCATTTGCGTGAACGGCTGGAATCCCGAATGGATGCAACCATTGGCTTGATCGAACCTGTCCTGACCATCATGTTGGCGGTCTTGATCGGAGCCGTCGTGCTGTCGATCTATATGCCCATGTTCCACATGTTCGAAGTCATGGAATAA
- a CDS encoding prepilin-type N-terminal cleavage/methylation domain-containing protein, giving the protein MIHLITTTKPDGYSNALRPGFSLLEIILAIVISSMVAMMGLHYMRPTGAHSHDQACELTRQTVQFELGRYQGETGLLPRSDLRELNTATYFANGLPKCPAQGGAYQLKGAEVVCPLHD; this is encoded by the coding sequence ATGATCCATTTGATTACGACGACGAAACCTGACGGGTACAGCAACGCTCTACGTCCCGGCTTTAGCTTGCTTGAGATCATTTTAGCGATCGTGATTTCATCCATGGTGGCAATGATGGGGTTGCACTATATGCGGCCAACGGGCGCCCACTCCCATGACCAAGCCTGCGAACTGACTCGACAGACCGTGCAGTTCGAATTGGGCCGATACCAAGGGGAAACCGGTCTACTGCCACGCAGCGACCTGCGAGAACTAAATACCGCCACCTACTTTGCCAACGGCCTACCAAAATGCCCAGCGCAGGGAGGTGCCTATCAATTGAAAGGAGCCGAAGTCGTCTGCCCGCTGCACGACTGA
- a CDS encoding S1 RNA-binding domain-containing protein has translation MSVDLEAIARHERCDSVSLRNALPLLEQGYLPPYLARYRRDELGGLSENSLWALLDALRQEKSRAERREELLERWNSTAVKDPAIEQAIKQATSRAMLDRIGRRLRGETSEEAKPADRLAARALSPQPGDPSDLAKLANVVSEETADEALDAIPQSLADRLASDPRMIQAGVRWLAKNAKIQVLEVSDPHGGEEESAPPTKSKKKKKSAKNSLSPTTDATAAKEASSLTEVKPTDEAAPATEAAPATEAAPATEAAPATEAAPATEAAPAAEAAPATEAAPAAEAAPATEAAPATEAAPATEAAPATEAAPAAEAAPATEAAPATEAAPAAEAPPAAEAAPAAEAKENKKEAAAESKTAKAKKKKISPRQRRRRWLVGVLQPLAKKAHAPGRLSAFQKVMLGRALRSQVAKCAFQYDATKLVEHLQKSSVQVNPEMGDTFVEIIQEHEQSIRDACEGAWWDELLDTAARRLVGVAAWQLRKQMLREPVEAKVVMSIDAIGPQTVAVAVLSASGRLLATEDLPCQLSRSTRQQVVTRLGELVHQFNVDLIVVSNGPARRPTLVLLNELLDQSQPGSIKWALADRSGADLYAGGAAGNREMRSTPRRFRAAAWLAFQVLTPAQALTKVDPTKLRLGSFQRELSDDAIAEAVNDVLISGVSSDGVDINRVDSSWLARLPGMDPQVANEIDSRRQKSLFTSRDDLAEVTWPDAVSRNQAIAFLRVFGSEQTLDGTLVHPNDYPLAERLMGALEIPAPPAAPPGYVPPPQPGSEEASPTENETPAAADAAASTDGETPAAEATDPSAVETPADSAVESPAEPVAEETPETGETAAPEAETESAVEASAEEGTPAASNEATEGTPAENESNDLQIEGFGAPEKSVVTEHSMTAAIPAPEPEPVFAPYRHPLPPYADLEKRAKEWQIGLHRATQIVQWLCDPFSGGGVTLDPPTATMDRVPKLAALQPGTKVAGVVVGVANFGVFVELGPDCNGLIHVSRLSDRFVEDMNEAVQVGDVIVAWVTGVDAKRRRVALSAVSPEREAELEKERNEQRQQRGPRGRGNASSAGGGGQRGNQRDRSEGQRRGQKGGKPSGAPARGRGGDSRGRDSGRREGTPRTFTKVARKTAPPPPISDAMVKGDEPMRSFGDLAQFLQKKVEPAEPKAVAKPATETKPTETKPPQPASEAPPSDQSNPSTEGKDESSE, from the coding sequence ATGTCTGTTGATCTTGAAGCCATTGCCCGTCATGAACGGTGCGATTCAGTCAGTTTGCGTAATGCCCTCCCCCTTCTTGAGCAGGGCTATCTTCCGCCCTATTTGGCTCGATACCGAAGGGATGAATTAGGAGGTCTCTCCGAAAATTCGCTTTGGGCGTTGCTCGATGCTCTTCGGCAAGAAAAAAGCCGCGCCGAGCGTCGTGAAGAGCTGCTTGAACGCTGGAACAGCACTGCGGTCAAAGACCCTGCAATCGAACAGGCGATTAAACAGGCGACCAGTCGCGCGATGCTGGATCGTATTGGGCGCCGCTTGCGTGGAGAGACGTCTGAAGAAGCCAAACCGGCAGACCGCCTGGCCGCACGAGCGCTATCTCCGCAGCCTGGCGATCCGAGTGACTTAGCGAAACTGGCCAATGTAGTTTCCGAGGAAACCGCCGACGAAGCACTCGACGCGATTCCACAATCGCTGGCCGATCGCTTGGCCTCCGACCCTCGCATGATTCAGGCCGGAGTCCGTTGGCTAGCCAAAAATGCGAAAATCCAAGTCTTAGAAGTCTCCGACCCGCACGGTGGCGAAGAAGAATCGGCGCCGCCAACGAAGTCGAAGAAGAAAAAGAAGTCGGCAAAGAATTCGTTAAGCCCTACCACCGATGCCACAGCGGCAAAGGAAGCGTCCAGCCTTACCGAAGTAAAACCGACTGACGAAGCTGCACCAGCTACCGAAGCTGCACCAGCTACCGAAGCTGCACCAGCTACCGAAGCTGCACCAGCCACCGAAGCTGCACCAGCCACCGAAGCTGCACCAGCCGCCGAAGCCGCACCTGCTACCGAAGCCGCACCGGCTGCCGAAGCCGCACCTGCTACCGAAGCCGCACCTGCTACCGAAGCCGCACCTGCTACCGAAGCCGCACCAGCTACCGAAGCCGCACCAGCTGCCGAAGCCGCACCAGCTACCGAAGCTGCACCTGCTACCGAAGCCGCACCCGCTGCCGAAGCTCCTCCTGCTGCCGAAGCCGCACCCGCTGCCGAAGCTAAAGAGAACAAAAAGGAAGCTGCTGCGGAATCGAAAACCGCGAAGGCTAAGAAGAAAAAGATCTCGCCTCGACAACGTCGTCGTCGCTGGTTGGTTGGCGTTCTTCAGCCATTGGCGAAAAAAGCACACGCTCCTGGCCGTCTGTCGGCATTCCAGAAAGTCATGCTTGGACGAGCCCTTCGTTCGCAAGTCGCCAAATGTGCGTTTCAATACGACGCGACCAAGCTGGTTGAGCATCTGCAGAAATCGTCGGTCCAGGTAAACCCCGAAATGGGTGACACCTTTGTCGAGATCATTCAAGAACATGAACAATCGATTCGTGACGCGTGCGAAGGCGCATGGTGGGACGAATTGCTTGATACCGCAGCTCGCCGGCTAGTCGGAGTCGCCGCATGGCAACTTCGCAAGCAAATGCTCCGCGAACCTGTCGAAGCCAAAGTGGTCATGTCGATCGATGCGATCGGTCCTCAAACCGTCGCGGTTGCTGTCCTTTCGGCATCCGGCCGCTTGTTGGCAACCGAAGACCTACCATGCCAGCTCTCGCGGTCCACGCGTCAGCAGGTTGTGACTCGTCTAGGTGAACTGGTTCATCAATTCAACGTCGACCTGATTGTGGTTAGCAACGGACCGGCTCGACGCCCAACGCTTGTCTTGCTGAACGAATTGCTTGATCAATCCCAGCCGGGATCGATCAAATGGGCATTGGCAGACCGAAGCGGTGCGGACCTGTACGCCGGTGGCGCTGCGGGCAATCGCGAAATGCGAAGCACCCCACGTCGCTTCCGAGCGGCCGCTTGGCTTGCTTTCCAGGTCCTCACCCCGGCTCAAGCTCTGACCAAGGTTGACCCAACGAAGCTACGGCTTGGATCGTTCCAACGCGAACTTTCCGATGACGCGATCGCCGAAGCGGTTAACGACGTATTGATCAGTGGCGTCAGCAGCGATGGCGTCGACATCAACCGAGTCGACTCGTCCTGGCTTGCCCGTCTGCCCGGCATGGATCCTCAAGTCGCAAACGAGATCGACAGCCGACGTCAAAAATCGCTGTTCACCTCGCGTGACGACCTTGCAGAAGTCACCTGGCCCGACGCCGTTTCCCGCAACCAAGCAATCGCATTCCTGCGTGTCTTTGGAAGCGAACAAACGCTTGATGGCACCCTGGTTCATCCAAACGATTACCCACTTGCCGAAAGGCTGATGGGGGCTTTGGAAATTCCAGCGCCACCGGCCGCACCACCGGGATATGTCCCTCCACCGCAGCCAGGCAGCGAAGAAGCCTCGCCAACGGAAAACGAAACTCCAGCGGCTGCCGATGCGGCAGCAAGCACCGACGGGGAAACTCCTGCAGCCGAAGCAACAGACCCATCCGCGGTCGAAACGCCTGCAGATTCTGCAGTCGAATCCCCTGCAGAACCGGTTGCCGAAGAAACCCCCGAAACGGGCGAAACGGCCGCTCCAGAAGCAGAAACCGAATCAGCAGTCGAAGCGTCTGCTGAAGAAGGCACTCCAGCGGCATCGAATGAAGCCACCGAAGGCACCCCTGCGGAAAACGAATCCAACGATCTGCAAATCGAAGGCTTTGGTGCTCCTGAAAAATCGGTTGTGACCGAACATTCCATGACCGCTGCGATTCCCGCACCGGAACCGGAACCTGTTTTCGCACCTTACCGTCACCCGCTGCCGCCTTACGCAGACCTGGAAAAGCGTGCGAAGGAATGGCAGATCGGATTGCACCGCGCGACACAAATTGTGCAGTGGCTCTGTGATCCCTTCTCCGGTGGAGGCGTAACGCTTGATCCGCCAACAGCGACGATGGACCGAGTTCCAAAACTTGCAGCGCTTCAACCTGGCACGAAAGTGGCCGGCGTGGTTGTTGGCGTGGCAAACTTCGGAGTCTTTGTCGAACTGGGCCCTGACTGCAACGGTTTGATTCACGTCAGCCGGCTATCGGATCGCTTTGTCGAAGACATGAACGAAGCGGTACAAGTTGGCGATGTGATCGTCGCCTGGGTAACGGGCGTGGACGCCAAACGACGCCGCGTCGCCCTCTCCGCCGTTTCTCCGGAACGGGAAGCGGAACTGGAAAAAGAACGCAACGAGCAACGACAACAACGCGGACCGCGTGGCCGTGGCAACGCGTCTTCAGCAGGTGGCGGCGGACAACGTGGCAACCAAAGAGATCGCTCCGAAGGTCAACGACGCGGCCAGAAAGGCGGAAAACCAAGTGGAGCTCCTGCCCGAGGACGTGGCGGAGATTCACGAGGCCGCGACAGTGGACGCCGTGAAGGAACGCCTCGCACCTTCACCAAAGTGGCTCGCAAAACCGCTCCGCCACCTCCCATCAGTGACGCGATGGTCAAGGGTGACGAACCAATGCGATCGTTCGGCGATTTGGCTCAATTCTTGCAAAAGAAAGTCGAACCTGCGGAACCTAAGGCCGTCGCCAAACCGGCAACCGAAACCAAGCCAACCGAAACCAAACCCCCTCAACCAGCCTCGGAAGCCCCGCCTTCCGATCAAAGCAATCCCTCCACGGAAGGGAAGGATGAATCGTCCGAATGA
- a CDS encoding response regulator transcription factor: MFHSSQSKLLLVESDPLLSDLTSFRLELLGFQIETLNSGSDALSSLSRELPDLLIMGTELRDGDGIELVARLRTKNPPEQLPILICSLDSSLETVERAFAAGAQDYLITPYDPSVLEQKIQDLLQAYRSAVRKNRPNLNAKTGSVR, encoded by the coding sequence GTGTTTCATTCGTCCCAATCGAAACTATTGCTAGTTGAATCGGACCCATTGCTTTCCGATTTGACCTCGTTCCGCCTGGAACTGCTGGGGTTTCAAATTGAAACATTGAATTCGGGCAGCGACGCGTTATCCAGCCTCTCACGCGAACTCCCCGATTTACTAATCATGGGGACCGAACTTCGCGACGGCGACGGGATCGAATTGGTTGCCCGATTGCGCACCAAAAACCCGCCTGAACAACTTCCGATTCTAATCTGCTCACTCGATTCCAGTTTAGAAACCGTCGAGCGAGCGTTCGCCGCCGGGGCCCAAGACTACCTGATCACTCCCTACGACCCTTCGGTTCTAGAACAAAAGATCCAAGACCTTCTGCAGGCCTATCGATCGGCGGTTCGGAAAAACCGGCCGAATCTAAACGCCAAAACAGGGAGCGTCCGATGA
- a CDS encoding lysylphosphatidylglycerol synthase domain-containing protein, producing MSPVWKNRLRSIAGPLLALVLFLAAMRLLVGEAKKISWDEFTAALTGIPWIYLGIASLLIAMNYVLLITYDLLALRYLRRPLPLRRVALVGFLGYSLGNNLGTLIAAAPLRFHFYTRWGLSPSQIVALIAFLGLTFWSGLCFLGGIVLIAYPVSLPEDISLPIGTRALGVVLLALWIGYALSCAIWHKPIPIGGLSLRTPHIGLMGLQTSVAAVDLTISATALYLVLPANTVVPFTLVLAAYLVAIAVALATQVPGGLGILELILLKLLAGTVGQTVLASILIFRVLYYVLPMLFGIILMVVHELWEGAAQMRIGTARVTPPTDDELGC from the coding sequence TTGAGTCCCGTTTGGAAGAACCGCCTGCGAAGTATCGCTGGACCTTTGCTCGCTTTGGTGCTGTTTTTAGCTGCCATGCGTTTGCTGGTTGGCGAAGCGAAAAAGATCAGCTGGGATGAATTCACTGCGGCACTGACGGGGATACCCTGGATCTACCTCGGGATCGCCTCTCTGCTGATCGCAATGAATTATGTGCTGCTGATCACTTACGATCTTCTGGCGCTGCGATACCTGCGCAGACCCCTTCCGCTCCGGCGAGTCGCTTTGGTTGGTTTCCTGGGATACTCCCTTGGGAACAACTTGGGAACGCTGATCGCGGCCGCCCCTCTGCGGTTTCATTTCTACACGCGATGGGGACTTTCGCCTTCACAAATTGTCGCCCTGATTGCGTTTCTGGGGCTGACGTTCTGGAGTGGGCTTTGCTTTCTTGGCGGAATCGTCCTGATCGCGTACCCAGTCTCTTTGCCCGAAGACATCAGCCTACCGATCGGCACCCGAGCCCTGGGCGTCGTCCTGCTCGCGCTCTGGATTGGATACGCACTTTCCTGTGCGATCTGGCACAAGCCAATACCGATTGGTGGACTAAGCCTTCGCACCCCGCATATCGGATTGATGGGGTTGCAGACCTCCGTTGCGGCTGTCGATTTAACGATTTCAGCAACCGCTCTGTACCTGGTGCTCCCCGCCAACACGGTCGTTCCCTTTACGCTGGTGCTGGCGGCTTACCTAGTAGCGATCGCGGTGGCTTTGGCGACACAGGTCCCCGGCGGGCTGGGGATCCTGGAATTGATTTTGCTTAAACTGTTGGCGGGAACCGTAGGGCAAACCGTACTCGCGTCCATCCTGATTTTTCGCGTGCTGTACTACGTGCTGCCAATGCTGTTCGGGATCATCTTGATGGTGGTCCATGAACTGTGGGAGGGTGCCGCTCAAATGCGAATCGGTACCGCTCGAGTTACCCCACCAACCGACGACGAACTAGGTTGTTAA